From a single Daphnia pulex isolate KAP4 chromosome 2, ASM2113471v1 genomic region:
- the LOC124205769 gene encoding aminomethyltransferase, mitochondrial-like, which yields MLKIARQYNNTLKFTPLICRSFSSENAPKKTCLYDLNVKYQGKMVDFAGYLMPVQYGAEGIQASHKHTRSHCSLFDVSHMLQSNIHGKDNVKFLESLMVGDIQSLPNNHGTLSVFTTDSGGIIDDFIVNKTSLGYLYVVSNAGCRDQDLALLNSKLALAKKEGLDVDIEVLEERGLLAIQGPLMMSILQPHVDIPLDQLYFMTTSVATVCGVQNCRITRCGYTGEDGVEVSVPPSAAADIVDKLLESSKGALKLAGLGARDSLRLEAGLCLYGNDMDETINPIEASLAWLVAKRRRTAADFPGAANILAELKSTTGRRRVGFVSRGPPARGHTPIYSKDGNLIGEITSGCPSPSLPGVNVSMGHLDRQYVKSGTQVQFEIRKKMVDAQVTKMPFVPTKYYIKK from the exons ATGTTGAAAATCGCTAGGCAGTATAATAATACTTTAAAATTTACACCGCTCATTTGTCGCTCGTTTTCCAGCGAAAATGCGCCAAAGAAAACGTGTCTTTatgatttaaatgtaaaatatcaAGGTAAAATGGTTGATTTTGCTGGATACCTGATGCCTGTACAATATGGCGCTGAAGGAATCCAAGCATCCCATAAGCATACTCGTTCACACTGCAGTTTATTTGATGTGTCCCACATGCTGCAATCCAATATTCATgg gaaagacaatgtaaaatttttgGAAAGTTTGATGGTGGGTGATATTCAAAGCCTTCCAAATAACCATGGAACACTTTCTGTCTTTACAACAGATAGTGGAGGAATTATTGATGATTTCATTGTTAATAAAACCTCATTAGGTTATCTTTATGTAGTTTCCAATGCTGGATGTCGTGATCAAGATTTGGCCCTACTGAACTCAAAATTGGCATtagccaaaaaagaaggtCTTGATGTTGATATTGAAGTTCTGGAAGAAAGAGGATTGCTGGCCATACAGGGTCCTTTAATGATGTCCATCTTACAACCCCATGTTGATATTCCTCTCGACCAGTTATATTTTATGACAACTTCCGTTGCCACTGTTTGTGGAGTACAAAATTGCCGAATAACTCGCTGTGGCTACACCGGAGAAGACGGCGTAGAAGTATCCGTTCCACCCAGTGCGGCAGCAGATATAGTCGATAAACTTTTGGAGTCCTCAAAAGGAGCTTTGAAGTTGGCTGGATTAGGTGCTCGCGACTCTTTGAGACTGGAAGCTGGCCTGTGCCTGTATGGAAACGACATGGACGAAACGATTAATCCAATTGAAGCTTCCCTGGCTTGGCTTGTTGCTAAACGCCGTAGGACTGCTGCTGATTTTCCAGGCGCAGCTAACATTCTTGCAG AACTTAAATCAACAACTGGTAGGCGACGAGTAGGTTTTGTGTCACGCGGACCACCCGCCCGTGGACATACGCCTATTTATTCAAAAGATGGTAATCTCATTGGAGAAATTACATCAGGATGCCCGTCACCCAGCTTACCGGGCGTAAATGTGTCAATGGGACATCTGGATCGCCAATATGTTAAAAGTGGAACCCAAGTGCAATTTGAGATTCGCAAAAAAATGGTTGATGCTCAAGTAACCAAAATGCCATTTGTGCCTACCaaatattacataaaaaagtaa
- the LOC124205854 gene encoding epidermal growth factor receptor kinase substrate 8-like isoform X1 produces the protein MAYRENRLPGTTNGYTPGGGSGGSQTDIEDGPSFVVEHLATFTVSQQNEVMYPADGMRRLLHMEKTSGIWTQKMILRLDREWVTIQDFENGEVVERFPLNLILEPTAFTSLDPKDLYNNIFIFVVGEDPLNRDPPEMHIFQCVGVSSELVTEDMKMYMAGNYRPSNPSRIPPPPNKPPPEPPLNGQANHAVFMRHINDDASSTSSERYEKDVTVLNRCFDDIERFIARLQHAAAARRELERRRKSRKSKKKEQGDGMLSMRARPPSEAEYIDIFQKFKLSFNLLAKLKSHIHDPNAPELVHFLFSPLTLIVEASHESNTVPNLPARVVAPLLTYDAIELLSNCLSSKETELWHSLGDAWHTPKDKWNSYVVPYVPTFMDGWTPDASFFPDEKEENKRSNTEMTRYSNEFFYDSDRGDRRSHSPPSDRDFGPRSDISNDSIEKNGDPAARFEHQQRRWLAELKARNAKIVQVTYPRTANNDKELTVVRGEYLEVLDNSRKWWKARNMHGVTAHVPHTIVTMLVQDDDVFTPPSSAGWHKGKKGADTSDSYSEDSDGLPAKSRRQRRRAESVISIPPPPPPLPPKEVEIIKKPIKKEEAIKPKPMTRSLSSQDMMVEELKNLLDIYQPEKNKLDIRKTPEMYITLKSTPDEVRDWLKAKEFDIVIQKRLNGMSGEELFKLKKADLEKYCGKEEGHRLDSQLTLQRRASGYQTMRSSELQEALKRARMKTETKNDQPKNPTKKEEERSRSSETGGSHNKNDRDSSPTVQKAPKKQTKAKAPLNLDSDYDSDDDIVIPTGTLRDIIRKQKKKMQSTSSNDD, from the exons ATGGCTTACCGAGAAAATCGTCTGCCCGGCACTACCAATGGCTACACTCCAG GTGGAGGAAGTGGGGGATCTCAAACAGATATTGAGGATGGCCCAAGCTTTGTGGTTGAACATTTAGCCACCTTCACTGTTTCCCAACAGAATGAAGTCATGTATCCAGCAGACGGAATGCGCCGCCTTTTGCACATGGAAAAGACGTCTGGCATTTGGACACAAAAGATGATTTTACGTCTTGACCGCGAATGGGTCACCATACAGGATTTCGAAAACGGCGAAGTGGTTGAACGCTTCCCGCTCAACCTCATTCTAGAACCGACAGCTTTCACCAGCTTGGACCCCAAGGATTTGTacaataatattttcatcttCGTGGTTGGCGAAGATCCCCTCAACCGTGACCCACCTGAAATGCACATCTTCCAGTGCGTCGGGGTCTCTTCCGAACTAGTTACCGAGGACATGAAGATGTACATGGCCGGTAACTACCGACCGAGCAATCCGTCGCGAATTCCACCCCCACCGAACAAACCTCCACCGGAGCCGCCCCTAAACGGC CAGGCAAACCACGCAGTTTTCATGCGTCACATTAACGATGACGCCAGTTCAACCTCAAGCGAGCGCTATGAAAAGGACGTGACGGTTCTGAACCGCTGCTTCGACGACATCGAGCGCTTCATCGCCCGTTTACAGCATGCGGCCGCAGCTCGCCGCGAGCTCGAACGACGTAGAAA GTCAcgaaaatcgaaaaagaagGAACAAGGAGATGGCATGTTATCCATGAGAGCTCGACCGCCCAGCGAGGCAGAATACATCGACATTTTCCAGAAATTCAAACTATCTTTTAACTTATtg GCCAAATTGAAATCGCACATCCACGACCCTAACGCTCCAGAGTTGGTTCACTTCCTGTTTTCACCGCTAACATTGATCGTGGAGGCGTCACACGAGTCCAACACCGTACCCAATCTTCCGGCTCGTGTCGTCGCACCACTACTCACATACGACGCCATCGAGCTACTTTCCAATTGCTTGTCTAGCAAAGAAACTGAGCTATGGCACTCGCTTGGAGACGCTTGGCACACACCCAA GGACAAGTGGAACAGCTATGTTGTCCCTTACGTACCGACTTTCATGGACGGCTGGACGCCGGATGCCTCCTTCTTCCCAGATGAAAAGGAGGAGAATAAACGCTCAAAc ACGGAAATGACGCGATACAGCAACGAATTTTTCTACGACAGCGACCGTGGAGATCGAAG ATCACATTCCCCGCCTTCAGACCGTGACTTTGGTCCGCGCAGTGATATTTCCAATGATTCGATCGAGAAGAATGGCGACCCAGCAGCTCGTTTCGAACACCAGCAACGTCGTTGGCTGGCCGAACTGAAGGCCCGCAATGCCAAGATCGTCCAGGTTACATATCCACGAACGGCCAACAACGACAAGGAGCTGACTGTCGTCCGTGGCGAATATCTTGAG GTATTGGACAATAGTCGCAAGTGGTGGAAGGCTCGCAATATGCACGGCGTAACCGCCCACGTTCCACACACGATCGTCACCATGTTGGTCCAGGACGACGATGTTTTCACTCCACCCTCGTCGGCTGGTTGGCACAAAGGCAAAAAAG GTGCTGACACCAGCGATAGCTACAGCGAGGACAGTGACGGCCTGCCGGCCAAGAGCCGCCGACAGAGACGTAGAGCCGAGTCGGTGATTTCTATtccgccaccacctccaccTCTACCGCCCAAGGAGgttgaaatcataaaaaaaccaatcaaaaagGAGGAAGCCATTAAACCGAAACCTATGACAAGAA GCCTCAGCAGTCAAGACATGATGGTCGAAGAACTGAAGAACCTATTAGACATTTACCaaccggaaaaaaataaattggataTTCGTAAAACTCCCGAAATGTACATTACACTCAAATCAACTCCCGACGAAGTTCGCGATTGGCTCAAAGCCAAGGAATTCGATATTGT gattCAGAAGCGTTTGAATGGCATGAGCGGTGAAGAGTTGTTTAAGCTGAAAAAGGCAGATTTGGAAAAGTACTGTGGCAAAGAAGAAGGTCATCGACTGGATTCACAGTTAACTCTTCAGCGCAGAGCATCAGGG tatcAAACAATGCGTTCATCTGAACTTCAAGAAGCATTAAAGAGAGCCCGAATGAAAACAGAAACCAAGAACGATCAACCAAAGAATCctaccaaaaaagaagaggaacgATCGCGCTCCTCTGAAACAGGTGGATCGCACAACAAGAATGATCGTGACTCCTCTCCGACGGTCCAGAAAGCACCGAAGAAACAAACCAAAGCCAAAGCACCCCTGAACTTAGACAGcg ACTATGATTCCGATGACGACATCGTCATCCCAACCGGGACGCTACGTGACATTATtcgcaaacagaaaaagaagatgcaaAGCACTAGTAGCAACGACGACTAG
- the LOC124205854 gene encoding epidermal growth factor receptor kinase substrate 8-like isoform X2 — translation MAYRENRLPGTTNGYTPGGGSGGSQTDIEDGPSFVVEHLATFTVSQQNEVMYPADGMRRLLHMEKTSGIWTQKMILRLDREWVTIQDFENGEVVERFPLNLILEPTAFTSLDPKDLYNNIFIFVVGEDPLNRDPPEMHIFQCVGVSSELVTEDMKMYMAGNYRPSNPSRIPPPPNKPPPEPPLNGANHAVFMRHINDDASSTSSERYEKDVTVLNRCFDDIERFIARLQHAAAARRELERRRKSRKSKKKEQGDGMLSMRARPPSEAEYIDIFQKFKLSFNLLAKLKSHIHDPNAPELVHFLFSPLTLIVEASHESNTVPNLPARVVAPLLTYDAIELLSNCLSSKETELWHSLGDAWHTPKDKWNSYVVPYVPTFMDGWTPDASFFPDEKEENKRSNTEMTRYSNEFFYDSDRGDRRSHSPPSDRDFGPRSDISNDSIEKNGDPAARFEHQQRRWLAELKARNAKIVQVTYPRTANNDKELTVVRGEYLEVLDNSRKWWKARNMHGVTAHVPHTIVTMLVQDDDVFTPPSSAGWHKGKKGADTSDSYSEDSDGLPAKSRRQRRRAESVISIPPPPPPLPPKEVEIIKKPIKKEEAIKPKPMTRSLSSQDMMVEELKNLLDIYQPEKNKLDIRKTPEMYITLKSTPDEVRDWLKAKEFDIVIQKRLNGMSGEELFKLKKADLEKYCGKEEGHRLDSQLTLQRRASGYQTMRSSELQEALKRARMKTETKNDQPKNPTKKEEERSRSSETGGSHNKNDRDSSPTVQKAPKKQTKAKAPLNLDSDYDSDDDIVIPTGTLRDIIRKQKKKMQSTSSNDD, via the exons ATGGCTTACCGAGAAAATCGTCTGCCCGGCACTACCAATGGCTACACTCCAG GTGGAGGAAGTGGGGGATCTCAAACAGATATTGAGGATGGCCCAAGCTTTGTGGTTGAACATTTAGCCACCTTCACTGTTTCCCAACAGAATGAAGTCATGTATCCAGCAGACGGAATGCGCCGCCTTTTGCACATGGAAAAGACGTCTGGCATTTGGACACAAAAGATGATTTTACGTCTTGACCGCGAATGGGTCACCATACAGGATTTCGAAAACGGCGAAGTGGTTGAACGCTTCCCGCTCAACCTCATTCTAGAACCGACAGCTTTCACCAGCTTGGACCCCAAGGATTTGTacaataatattttcatcttCGTGGTTGGCGAAGATCCCCTCAACCGTGACCCACCTGAAATGCACATCTTCCAGTGCGTCGGGGTCTCTTCCGAACTAGTTACCGAGGACATGAAGATGTACATGGCCGGTAACTACCGACCGAGCAATCCGTCGCGAATTCCACCCCCACCGAACAAACCTCCACCGGAGCCGCCCCTAAACGGC GCAAACCACGCAGTTTTCATGCGTCACATTAACGATGACGCCAGTTCAACCTCAAGCGAGCGCTATGAAAAGGACGTGACGGTTCTGAACCGCTGCTTCGACGACATCGAGCGCTTCATCGCCCGTTTACAGCATGCGGCCGCAGCTCGCCGCGAGCTCGAACGACGTAGAAA GTCAcgaaaatcgaaaaagaagGAACAAGGAGATGGCATGTTATCCATGAGAGCTCGACCGCCCAGCGAGGCAGAATACATCGACATTTTCCAGAAATTCAAACTATCTTTTAACTTATtg GCCAAATTGAAATCGCACATCCACGACCCTAACGCTCCAGAGTTGGTTCACTTCCTGTTTTCACCGCTAACATTGATCGTGGAGGCGTCACACGAGTCCAACACCGTACCCAATCTTCCGGCTCGTGTCGTCGCACCACTACTCACATACGACGCCATCGAGCTACTTTCCAATTGCTTGTCTAGCAAAGAAACTGAGCTATGGCACTCGCTTGGAGACGCTTGGCACACACCCAA GGACAAGTGGAACAGCTATGTTGTCCCTTACGTACCGACTTTCATGGACGGCTGGACGCCGGATGCCTCCTTCTTCCCAGATGAAAAGGAGGAGAATAAACGCTCAAAc ACGGAAATGACGCGATACAGCAACGAATTTTTCTACGACAGCGACCGTGGAGATCGAAG ATCACATTCCCCGCCTTCAGACCGTGACTTTGGTCCGCGCAGTGATATTTCCAATGATTCGATCGAGAAGAATGGCGACCCAGCAGCTCGTTTCGAACACCAGCAACGTCGTTGGCTGGCCGAACTGAAGGCCCGCAATGCCAAGATCGTCCAGGTTACATATCCACGAACGGCCAACAACGACAAGGAGCTGACTGTCGTCCGTGGCGAATATCTTGAG GTATTGGACAATAGTCGCAAGTGGTGGAAGGCTCGCAATATGCACGGCGTAACCGCCCACGTTCCACACACGATCGTCACCATGTTGGTCCAGGACGACGATGTTTTCACTCCACCCTCGTCGGCTGGTTGGCACAAAGGCAAAAAAG GTGCTGACACCAGCGATAGCTACAGCGAGGACAGTGACGGCCTGCCGGCCAAGAGCCGCCGACAGAGACGTAGAGCCGAGTCGGTGATTTCTATtccgccaccacctccaccTCTACCGCCCAAGGAGgttgaaatcataaaaaaaccaatcaaaaagGAGGAAGCCATTAAACCGAAACCTATGACAAGAA GCCTCAGCAGTCAAGACATGATGGTCGAAGAACTGAAGAACCTATTAGACATTTACCaaccggaaaaaaataaattggataTTCGTAAAACTCCCGAAATGTACATTACACTCAAATCAACTCCCGACGAAGTTCGCGATTGGCTCAAAGCCAAGGAATTCGATATTGT gattCAGAAGCGTTTGAATGGCATGAGCGGTGAAGAGTTGTTTAAGCTGAAAAAGGCAGATTTGGAAAAGTACTGTGGCAAAGAAGAAGGTCATCGACTGGATTCACAGTTAACTCTTCAGCGCAGAGCATCAGGG tatcAAACAATGCGTTCATCTGAACTTCAAGAAGCATTAAAGAGAGCCCGAATGAAAACAGAAACCAAGAACGATCAACCAAAGAATCctaccaaaaaagaagaggaacgATCGCGCTCCTCTGAAACAGGTGGATCGCACAACAAGAATGATCGTGACTCCTCTCCGACGGTCCAGAAAGCACCGAAGAAACAAACCAAAGCCAAAGCACCCCTGAACTTAGACAGcg ACTATGATTCCGATGACGACATCGTCATCCCAACCGGGACGCTACGTGACATTATtcgcaaacagaaaaagaagatgcaaAGCACTAGTAGCAACGACGACTAG
- the LOC124205796 gene encoding uncharacterized protein LOC124205796, producing MSFISEKPLNKKIIFDEHVEESDTMVDLSLSNEQQSESAKPLLRNKAFIQFDSNLSSHDNKFQKVTKSNTDKPFKKGKMDFEQQSLPEVSSERYYQTTEALDIGKGSEFSLRTLFQESNLAVEPEEEPISLPPKLFAQKDPKLLFKPETVSNVEHQGYWKNAGMWTEPLFFHAGDNRLKEVTDFIYQPAKEEAYRDRNKWFEQREKLKQYYRNKMRRNAMWVAGTAQQSQKKRPLADGTDESSFQYFGQQEEIERQQKKKPHRTFFK from the exons ATGTCGTTTATATCTGAAAAGccattgaataaaaaaattatcttcgACGAACATGTTGAAGAAAGTGATACCATGGTTGATTTGTCTCTTAGCAATGAACAGCAGTCAGAGTCAGCAAAACCCCTGCTCAG aaacaaaGCATTCATCCAATTTGATTCAAATCTCTCGAGCCATGATAATAAGTTTCAGAAAGTAACAAAGAGCAACACAGATAagccatttaaaaaaggcaAGATGGATTTTGAGCAACAGTCTCTACCAGAAGTATCTTCTGAACGTTATTACCAGACAACAGAAGCTCTAG ATATTGGCAAAGGTAGTGAGTTCTCTCTACGAACCCTCTTTCAGGAGAGCAATCTTGCAGTagaaccagaagaagaaccaaTTAGTTTGCCACCAAAACTATTTGCCCAGAAAGACCCTAAACTTTTGTTTAAGCCAGAAACAGTGAGCAATGTTGAGCATCAAGGCTATTGGAAAAATGCCGGTATGTGGACGGAACCACTTTTTTTCCACGCTGGAGACAACCGTTTAAAag AGGTTACAGATTTTATCTACCAGCCAGCAAAGGAAGAAGCGTACCGTGACCGAAATAAGTGGTTTGAGCAGCGAGAAAAACTCAAACAATATTATCGTAACAAGATGCGACGTAATGCAATGTGGGTAGCAGGAACTGCACAACAGTCGCAGAAAAAGCGACCACTTGCAGATGGGACAGACGAGTCTTCATTCCAATATTTTGGTCAGCAAGAGGAAATCGAAcgtcaacagaaaaagaaaccccacagaacttttttcaaataa